A single region of the Nocardioides sp. W7 genome encodes:
- a CDS encoding FUSC family protein — protein sequence MEAGPLDRMWSRSRLSLRARIARLSSKRWQIAQCALAAGVAWVIAADLLDHPTPFFAPVAAVVALGTSYGQRLRRVAEITVGVAVGVFIADLLVLELGTGGWQIALIVGLAMSSAFLLDGGQLLVTQAAVQSIIVSTLVPDPDAAFTRWTDAVIGGLVALVAASAVPAAPLRRPREQAAVVMRKIAELLRTAGEVMVDGEAERGLDLLADARSTDHLIRELQAAADEGMAVVASSPFRVRHKGNIRRMADLVDPLDRALRSTRVLVRQVAVAAYHRRPVPSSYSVLAIDLAAAAEKVADELAADRMAVAARDDLLAVGNATGRVERSEEMTAEVVLVQLRSVVVDLLLLTGLDQRETTEALPPPPR from the coding sequence ATGGAGGCCGGACCGCTCGACAGGATGTGGAGCCGCAGCCGGCTGTCTCTGCGGGCCCGCATCGCGCGGCTGAGCTCCAAGCGCTGGCAGATCGCCCAGTGCGCGTTGGCCGCCGGCGTCGCCTGGGTGATCGCCGCGGACCTGCTCGACCACCCGACGCCGTTCTTCGCGCCGGTGGCGGCGGTGGTCGCCCTCGGGACGTCTTACGGCCAGCGGCTGCGTCGGGTCGCGGAGATCACCGTCGGCGTCGCGGTCGGGGTGTTCATCGCCGACCTGCTGGTGCTGGAGCTCGGCACCGGCGGGTGGCAGATCGCCCTGATCGTGGGACTCGCGATGTCGAGCGCGTTCCTGCTCGACGGCGGGCAGCTCCTGGTCACCCAGGCCGCGGTGCAGTCGATCATCGTCAGCACCCTGGTCCCGGACCCGGACGCCGCGTTCACCCGCTGGACCGACGCGGTCATCGGCGGGTTGGTCGCCCTGGTCGCCGCCTCGGCGGTGCCCGCGGCACCGTTGCGGCGACCGCGCGAGCAGGCGGCGGTGGTGATGCGCAAGATCGCCGAGCTGCTCCGGACCGCTGGCGAGGTGATGGTCGACGGTGAGGCCGAACGCGGTCTCGACCTGCTCGCCGACGCCCGCTCGACCGACCACCTGATCCGGGAGCTGCAGGCCGCGGCCGACGAGGGGATGGCGGTGGTCGCCTCCTCGCCGTTCCGGGTCCGCCACAAGGGCAACATCCGGCGGATGGCCGACCTGGTCGACCCGCTCGACCGGGCGCTGCGCAGCACCCGCGTGCTGGTCCGGCAGGTCGCGGTGGCGGCGTACCACCGACGGCCGGTGCCGTCGTCGTACTCCGTGCTGGCGATCGACCTGGCGGCGGCCGCCGAGAAGGTCGCCGACGAGCTCGCCGCCGACCGGATGGCCGTCGCGGCCCGCGACGACCTGCTCGCCGTCGGCAACGCGACCGGGCGGGTCGAGCGGTCCGAGGAGATGACGGCCGAGGTGGTCCTGGTCCAGCTCCGCTCGGTCGTCGTCGACCTGCTCCTGCTCACCGGGCTCGACCAGCGGGAGACCACCGAGGCGCTCCCGCCGCCCCCTCGATGA
- a CDS encoding DNA polymerase IV encodes MTAPTTAWVLHVDLDQFIAAVEVLRRPELAGRPVVVGGRGDPTERGVVSTASYEAREHGVGSGMPLRLAARKCPEAVFLPVDKKAYDAASAEVMDCLRTLTWGGAPVVVEVLGWDEAFLAASVPDSALDPQAFADRIRQEVLAVTRLHCSVGIGDTKLRAKVATDLGKPRGTFRLTADNWFEVMGERPTRALWGIGGKTEKKLAALGIETVRQLAESDARVLAAELGPTMGPWYHRLGRGADTSPVDATPWVPRAHGRETTFQDDLVDPERIAEEVRVLARRVVDDIDREGRPAARVGLKVRFRPFFTVSRSLTLPVPTNDPVALAEAAASLLDRLEERDRDRPVRLLGVRLEMVPPEGGYER; translated from the coding sequence ATGACCGCCCCGACGACGGCCTGGGTGCTCCACGTCGATCTCGACCAGTTCATCGCGGCCGTCGAGGTGCTGCGCCGACCCGAGCTGGCCGGGCGCCCCGTCGTCGTCGGCGGCCGCGGCGACCCGACCGAGCGGGGCGTGGTCTCGACGGCGTCGTACGAGGCGCGCGAGCACGGCGTCGGCTCCGGGATGCCGCTGCGGCTGGCCGCTCGCAAGTGCCCCGAGGCGGTGTTCCTGCCCGTCGACAAAAAGGCGTACGACGCCGCCTCGGCCGAGGTCATGGACTGCCTGCGCACCCTGACCTGGGGTGGCGCGCCGGTCGTCGTCGAGGTGCTCGGCTGGGACGAGGCCTTCCTCGCCGCGAGCGTGCCCGACTCCGCGCTCGACCCGCAGGCCTTCGCCGACCGGATCCGCCAGGAGGTGCTCGCGGTGACCCGGCTGCACTGCTCGGTCGGCATCGGCGACACCAAGCTGCGGGCCAAGGTCGCGACCGACCTGGGCAAGCCACGCGGGACCTTCCGGCTGACGGCGGACAACTGGTTCGAGGTGATGGGCGAGCGGCCCACCCGGGCGCTGTGGGGGATCGGCGGCAAGACCGAGAAGAAGCTCGCCGCGCTCGGCATCGAGACTGTGCGCCAGCTCGCCGAGTCCGACGCCCGGGTCCTGGCCGCGGAGCTCGGGCCGACGATGGGGCCGTGGTACCACCGGCTCGGCCGCGGGGCCGACACGAGCCCGGTCGACGCGACCCCGTGGGTGCCGCGCGCACACGGCCGCGAGACCACGTTCCAGGACGACCTCGTCGATCCCGAGCGGATCGCCGAGGAGGTGCGGGTCCTCGCCCGACGCGTGGTGGACGACATCGACCGCGAGGGCCGGCCGGCCGCCCGGGTCGGGCTGAAGGTGCGGTTCCGGCCGTTCTTCACGGTCAGCCGCAGCCTGACCTTGCCGGTGCCGACCAACGATCCCGTAGCGCTCGCGGAGGCGGCGGCCTCCCTCCTCGACCGGCTGGAGGAGCGCGATCGCGACCGCCCGGTGCGGCTGCTCGGCGTACGGCTGGAGATGGTGCCGCCGGAGGGCGGCTACGAGCGGTAG
- a CDS encoding glutamate--cysteine ligase — protein sequence MRIDFRGSPEPTLGVEWELALVDRRTRDLRNDASHLFARAKPRLAEPERMHKELLKNTVELVTGVCHTVDEAMTDLRTTLAAAITAGDELDIDLYGAGTHPFASWTGQQLTEGHRYEELINRTQWWGRQMLIWGVHVHVGLPERDRVMPVLSALLNWYPHLQALSASSPIWAGVDTGYASNRALMFQQLPTAGLPFQFATWAEFESFAQDQLTTGVIDVLSEIRWDVRPSPHLGTIENRVCDGVSSIDDLAALVALVHCLVVDLDTRLAAGETLPTMPPWHVQENKWRAARYGLDAIVILDAQSNERLITDDLADLLVRLEPVAERLGCSAELASVADIPRRGASYQRQREVATRTDGDLVAVVDSVVRELRASL from the coding sequence GTGCGCATCGACTTCCGAGGTTCGCCCGAGCCGACACTGGGTGTCGAGTGGGAGCTCGCCCTCGTCGATCGCCGTACCCGCGATCTCCGCAACGACGCCAGCCACCTCTTCGCCCGCGCCAAGCCCCGGCTCGCCGAGCCCGAGCGGATGCACAAGGAGCTGCTGAAGAACACCGTCGAGCTGGTCACCGGTGTCTGCCACACCGTCGACGAGGCGATGACCGATCTGCGCACGACCCTGGCCGCGGCCATCACCGCCGGCGACGAGCTCGACATCGACCTGTACGGCGCCGGCACCCACCCCTTCGCGTCCTGGACCGGGCAGCAGCTGACCGAGGGCCACCGCTACGAGGAGCTGATCAACCGCACCCAGTGGTGGGGCCGGCAGATGCTGATCTGGGGCGTGCACGTGCACGTCGGGCTGCCCGAGCGCGACCGGGTGATGCCGGTGCTCTCCGCGCTGCTCAACTGGTACCCCCACCTGCAGGCGCTCTCCGCCTCCTCCCCCATCTGGGCCGGGGTCGACACCGGCTACGCCTCCAACCGGGCGCTGATGTTCCAGCAGCTCCCGACGGCGGGGCTGCCGTTCCAGTTCGCGACCTGGGCGGAGTTCGAGTCCTTCGCGCAGGACCAGCTGACCACGGGCGTCATCGACGTACTCTCCGAGATCCGCTGGGACGTGCGACCGTCCCCGCACCTCGGCACCATCGAGAACCGGGTGTGCGACGGCGTCTCCAGCATCGACGACCTCGCCGCCCTGGTCGCGCTCGTGCACTGCCTGGTCGTCGACCTGGACACCCGGCTGGCCGCCGGCGAGACGCTGCCGACCATGCCGCCGTGGCACGTGCAGGAGAACAAGTGGCGCGCGGCCCGCTACGGGCTGGACGCGATCGTCATCCTGGACGCCCAGTCCAACGAGCGGCTGATCACCGACGACCTCGCCGACCTGCTCGTGCGGCTCGAGCCGGTCGCCGAGCGCCTCGGCTGCTCCGCCGAGCTAGCCTCGGTCGCCGACATCCCGCGGCGGGGCGCGTCGTACCAGCGTCAGCGGGAGGTGGCCACCCGCACCGACGGTGACCTGGTCGCCGTCGTCGACTCCGTCGTGCGCGAGCTGCGCGCCAGTCTGTGA
- a CDS encoding threonine/serine exporter family protein encodes MADVREVNLGLDFCLRIGEVLLSSGAGAADVTATMQTLAYHLGLREADIDVTFTSLSMSWQQGPEEVPLHATRLVRQRVIDYEHLTRVDHLIRAVLRDEVTLKEARASLARITSSGHDRPRWAITLAWGLMCAGVAIQLGGGPVVVALAFLASAVIDRLQLQISRRRMPSFYQQVAGGGVATLIALAAASTPLDVDVSLVVTANIVMLLAGIGFMGALQDALTGFYITATARLTEAMLATAGIIGGVSGGLSLAGAFGVEIPQLDPGAADLQSVSMLAVGSALCAGAFAYASYAPKRILLPIAVIAAIAIGISQSVEFPGIGRTWSVAMAALFVGLVSYTVAGRMRVPPLVVVVSAVVPMLPGLSIYRGLTLLAEGGAYTSAGLLAMVTAASVAIALSSGVILGEYVAQPLKREARKVESRLSGPRLVGASRTMARSRRRSRGGS; translated from the coding sequence ATGGCGGACGTACGAGAGGTCAACCTCGGGCTGGACTTCTGCCTCCGGATCGGGGAGGTGCTGCTGTCCTCGGGCGCGGGTGCTGCCGACGTGACGGCGACCATGCAGACGCTGGCCTATCACCTGGGGCTGCGGGAGGCGGACATCGACGTCACCTTCACCTCGCTGTCGATGAGCTGGCAGCAGGGGCCCGAGGAGGTGCCGCTGCACGCCACCCGGCTGGTGCGGCAGCGGGTGATCGACTACGAGCACCTGACCCGGGTCGACCACCTGATCCGGGCGGTGCTGCGCGACGAGGTGACGCTGAAGGAGGCGCGGGCGTCACTGGCCCGGATCACCTCGTCGGGCCACGACCGGCCGCGCTGGGCCATCACCCTCGCCTGGGGCCTGATGTGCGCCGGCGTCGCGATCCAGCTCGGCGGCGGCCCGGTCGTGGTCGCGCTCGCGTTCCTGGCCTCGGCCGTCATCGACCGGCTGCAGCTGCAGATCTCCCGGCGCCGGATGCCGTCCTTCTACCAGCAGGTCGCCGGAGGCGGGGTCGCGACCCTGATCGCCCTCGCGGCCGCGTCGACACCGCTGGACGTGGACGTCTCCCTCGTCGTCACGGCCAACATCGTGATGCTGCTCGCCGGGATCGGCTTCATGGGCGCGCTGCAGGACGCCCTCACCGGCTTCTACATCACCGCCACCGCCCGGCTGACCGAGGCGATGCTCGCGACCGCCGGCATCATCGGCGGCGTCAGCGGGGGTCTCAGCCTGGCCGGTGCGTTCGGTGTCGAGATCCCGCAGCTCGACCCGGGCGCGGCCGACCTCCAGAGCGTCAGCATGCTCGCGGTCGGGTCGGCCCTCTGTGCCGGCGCGTTCGCGTACGCGTCGTACGCCCCCAAGCGGATCCTGCTGCCGATCGCCGTCATCGCGGCGATCGCGATCGGGATCTCGCAGTCCGTCGAGTTCCCCGGCATCGGGCGCACCTGGTCGGTCGCGATGGCGGCGCTCTTCGTCGGCCTGGTCAGCTACACGGTCGCGGGCCGGATGCGGGTCCCGCCACTGGTCGTCGTGGTGTCCGCGGTGGTGCCGATGCTGCCCGGCCTGTCGATCTACCGCGGCCTCACCCTGCTCGCCGAGGGCGGCGCCTACACCTCCGCGGGCCTGCTCGCCATGGTCACCGCCGCCTCGGTGGCGATCGCCCTGTCCTCCGGCGTGATCCTCGGGGAGTACGTCGCCCAGCCGCTCAAGCGCGAGGCCCGCAAGGTCGAGTCGCGGCTCTCCGGGCCGCGGCTGGTCGGCGCGTCCCGGACCATGGCGCGGTCGCGGCGCCGCTCGCGCGGCGGCTCGTGA
- a CDS encoding DUF402 domain-containing protein, with protein MLPRPGDPARIELSKWGDRPHWELDATYLGSDEHGDWLGVPAGTAHSRPGASFTSEVDSVTLAPRDRPWCATFHAPGIWCTVYVDMTTPPHWDGAVVRAVDLDLDVIRGSDGRVRVDDEDEFAEHQVTLGYPAEIVRVAEASRDAVLNAVRRAQPPFDLDTCRPWLAQVADLTPP; from the coding sequence GTGCTCCCCCGTCCAGGTGATCCGGCCCGCATCGAGCTGAGCAAGTGGGGCGACCGGCCGCACTGGGAGCTCGACGCGACGTACCTCGGCTCCGACGAGCACGGCGACTGGCTCGGCGTCCCTGCCGGCACCGCCCACTCCCGGCCGGGGGCGAGCTTCACGTCCGAGGTCGACTCGGTGACGCTCGCGCCCCGCGACCGTCCGTGGTGTGCGACGTTCCACGCCCCGGGGATCTGGTGCACGGTCTACGTCGACATGACCACGCCCCCGCACTGGGACGGCGCCGTCGTGCGCGCCGTGGACCTGGATCTCGACGTCATCCGCGGCTCGGACGGCCGGGTCCGGGTCGACGACGAGGACGAGTTCGCCGAGCACCAGGTCACGCTCGGCTACCCAGCCGAGATCGTGCGGGTCGCCGAGGCGAGCCGCGACGCCGTACTGAACGCCGTACGACGTGCCCAGCCGCCGTTCGACCTCGACACCTGCCGCCCGTGGCTGGCCCAGGTCGCCGACCTCACCCCGCCCTGA
- a CDS encoding SDR family NAD(P)-dependent oxidoreductase, protein MRTLDGKVVVITGAGSGIGRALAVNCAGRGALLAISDVDESGLAETVDLVKAAGAREVRADRLDVADRAAMASYAAAVAEQFGRVNVVVNNAGVALAGDFTDLEYDDIDWIVGINLGGVLNGTKEFLPHLIASGDGHLVNLSSLFGLVAMPGQSAYNATKYAVRGLTEAIRIEMLSGGHPVGVTAVHPGGIKTAIARNARVSGREDKAATASFFDKKLARMTPEKAASVIVEQGIVGGKARVLVGIDAHLLHQFGRVLGARYQDVVARVSRRMLPEKAKVV, encoded by the coding sequence ATGAGGACCCTCGACGGCAAGGTCGTGGTCATCACCGGCGCCGGCTCCGGCATCGGCCGGGCCCTGGCGGTGAACTGCGCCGGGCGCGGCGCGCTGCTGGCGATCTCCGACGTCGACGAGAGCGGCCTCGCGGAGACCGTCGACCTGGTCAAGGCGGCGGGAGCGCGCGAGGTCCGGGCCGACCGGCTCGACGTCGCCGACCGCGCGGCGATGGCGTCGTACGCCGCCGCGGTGGCCGAGCAGTTCGGCCGGGTCAACGTGGTCGTCAACAACGCGGGCGTGGCGCTCGCGGGCGACTTCACCGACCTCGAGTACGACGACATCGACTGGATCGTCGGCATCAACCTCGGCGGCGTCCTGAACGGCACCAAGGAGTTCCTGCCTCACCTGATCGCCTCCGGTGACGGCCACCTGGTCAACCTGTCCTCGCTGTTCGGGCTGGTCGCCATGCCCGGCCAGAGCGCCTACAACGCCACGAAGTACGCCGTGCGCGGCCTGACCGAGGCGATCCGGATCGAGATGCTCTCCGGCGGGCACCCCGTCGGCGTGACCGCCGTGCACCCGGGCGGCATCAAGACCGCGATCGCCCGCAACGCGCGCGTCTCCGGCCGCGAGGACAAGGCGGCCACCGCCAGCTTCTTCGACAAGAAGCTGGCCCGGATGACGCCGGAGAAGGCTGCCTCGGTCATCGTGGAGCAGGGCATCGTGGGCGGGAAGGCGCGGGTGCTCGTCGGCATCGACGCGCACCTGCTGCACCAGTTCGGCCGGGTGCTCGGCGCGCGCTACCAGGACGTCGTCGCGCGGGTGTCTCGTCGGATGCTGCCGGAGAAGGCGAAGGTGGTCTGA
- a CDS encoding NAD(P)/FAD-dependent oxidoreductase, producing MIPSPLGRSGAPRRVEHLVVGAGFAGLCAAIKLQEDGETDFLVIEKAGDVGGTWRDNTYPGAACDVPSQLYSFSFAPNPDWTSSFSAQPEIHAYLRRVAREAGVLDRFLFDTRLEDARWDDAAHQWVSTTSAGEIRSRTLVLGAGALSEPRLPDIEGLADFGGEVFHSARWDHSVDLTGKRVAVIGTGASAIQIVPELQRIVSHLDVYQRTAPWVIPRADRRYSALERTALQKVPGLQRAYRTGIYLARETYVPAFTIQPKIAWPAKQLALANIRRGIPDPVLRERVTPTFELGCKRVLISNAYYPALAADNVDLVTDGIAQVTSGAVVADDGTERAVDVIVVATGFFTTELPIAEHVTGPAGRTLAQVWAERGMAAYKGTTVPGFPNLFFLVGPNTGLGHSSMVFVIESQVAYLRAAVRAMRAGRYAAVEPTRTATDRWNRRLQRRMDHTVWSTGGCSSWYLDRHGRNTTLWPRATFTMRAQLSRFDQDTYTCTPLPTPTPTREDVTA from the coding sequence ATGATCCCCTCCCCTCTCGGAAGGTCGGGTGCGCCCCGCCGGGTCGAGCACCTGGTCGTCGGCGCCGGCTTCGCGGGCCTGTGCGCCGCGATCAAGCTGCAGGAGGACGGCGAGACCGACTTCCTCGTCATCGAGAAGGCCGGCGACGTCGGCGGCACCTGGCGCGACAACACCTACCCCGGGGCGGCCTGCGACGTCCCGAGCCAGCTCTACTCCTTCTCCTTCGCGCCGAACCCCGACTGGACCTCCTCCTTCTCTGCCCAGCCGGAGATCCACGCCTACCTCCGGCGGGTCGCCCGCGAGGCCGGCGTACTGGACCGGTTCCTCTTCGACACCCGTCTCGAGGACGCACGCTGGGACGACGCCGCCCACCAGTGGGTCAGTACGACGTCCGCCGGCGAGATCCGCTCGCGCACGCTGGTGCTCGGCGCCGGCGCGCTCTCCGAGCCGCGGCTGCCCGACATCGAGGGGCTGGCCGACTTCGGCGGCGAGGTCTTCCACTCCGCGCGCTGGGACCACTCCGTCGACCTGACCGGCAAGCGAGTGGCGGTGATCGGCACCGGCGCCTCGGCGATCCAGATCGTCCCCGAGCTGCAGCGGATCGTGAGCCACCTCGACGTCTACCAGCGCACCGCCCCGTGGGTGATCCCGCGGGCCGACCGGCGCTACTCCGCCCTCGAGCGGACCGCGCTGCAGAAGGTGCCCGGCCTGCAGCGGGCCTACCGCACGGGCATCTACCTGGCCCGTGAGACCTACGTCCCCGCCTTCACGATCCAGCCCAAGATCGCCTGGCCGGCCAAGCAGCTGGCGCTGGCCAACATCCGCCGCGGGATCCCCGACCCGGTGCTGCGCGAGCGAGTGACGCCGACCTTCGAACTCGGCTGCAAGCGGGTGCTGATCTCGAACGCCTACTACCCGGCGCTCGCCGCGGACAACGTCGACCTGGTCACCGACGGCATCGCCCAGGTCACCAGCGGCGCGGTCGTCGCCGACGACGGCACCGAGCGGGCGGTCGACGTGATCGTGGTCGCCACCGGCTTCTTCACGACCGAGCTCCCGATCGCCGAGCACGTCACCGGCCCCGCCGGCCGCACCCTCGCGCAGGTGTGGGCCGAGCGCGGCATGGCGGCGTACAAGGGCACCACCGTGCCCGGCTTCCCCAACCTGTTCTTCCTGGTCGGCCCGAACACCGGCCTCGGCCACTCCAGCATGGTCTTCGTCATCGAGTCGCAGGTCGCCTACCTGCGCGCCGCGGTGCGGGCGATGCGGGCCGGCCGGTACGCGGCGGTCGAGCCGACCCGGACCGCGACCGACCGATGGAACCGACGCCTGCAGCGCCGGATGGACCACACCGTGTGGAGCACCGGCGGCTGCTCCAGCTGGTACCTCGACCGGCACGGCCGCAACACCACGCTGTGGCCGCGGGCGACGTTCACGATGCGCGCGCAGCTGTCCCGCTTCGACCAGGACACCTACACCTGCACCCCTCTCCCCACCCCGACCCCGACCCGTGAGGACGTGACCGCATGA
- a CDS encoding TetR/AcrR family transcriptional regulator encodes MTQPARTRLSPDERRAQLLDLGVRLLAKRSIEELSIDVLAEEAGISRGLLYHYFGSKHAFREAVVRRAADDLIAQTVPPVDGEPEERLLVSVTAYLDYVSANYEGYLSLVKAAASGNEALREIYDEARSVLTDRIFREDAAGEILPDTPLTRLVVRGWSAMTEELVLTWKVEPNGVTREELIGILAGSLRPLVEATLTRP; translated from the coding sequence GTGACCCAGCCCGCCCGCACCAGGCTCAGCCCCGACGAGCGCCGCGCCCAGCTGCTCGACCTCGGCGTCCGGCTGCTGGCGAAGCGCTCGATCGAGGAGCTGAGCATCGACGTCCTGGCCGAGGAGGCCGGGATCTCGCGCGGGCTGCTCTACCACTACTTCGGCAGCAAGCACGCGTTCCGCGAGGCCGTCGTACGACGTGCGGCCGACGACCTGATCGCCCAGACCGTGCCGCCCGTCGACGGCGAGCCGGAGGAGCGGCTGCTCGTGTCGGTGACGGCGTACCTCGACTACGTGAGCGCCAACTACGAGGGCTACCTGTCGCTGGTCAAGGCGGCCGCGAGCGGCAACGAGGCGCTCCGCGAGATCTACGACGAGGCCCGGTCCGTGCTGACCGACCGGATCTTCCGCGAGGACGCCGCGGGGGAGATCCTGCCCGACACACCGCTCACCCGGCTGGTCGTGCGTGGTTGGTCGGCGATGACCGAGGAGCTCGTGCTGACCTGGAAGGTCGAGCCGAACGGCGTGACCCGCGAGGAGCTGATCGGCATCCTCGCGGGCTCGCTGCGTCCGTTGGTCGAGGCGACCCTCACTCGCCCCTGA
- the rocD gene encoding ornithine--oxo-acid transaminase produces the protein MATPTQHESSTEQFQRAESRTAHNYHPLPVVVEHAAGAWMTDVDGTRFLDLLSGYSALNFGHSHPVLLQAAHAQLDKLTLTSRAFVHDQFADFCAALGDLCGKDLVLPMNTGAEAVETAIKVIRKWGYEVKGIAPDRAEIIVAAGNFHGRTTTIVGFSDDPDARDNFGPFTPGFVMVPYGDLAAVEAAINENTAGIIIEPIQGEGGVVIPPDGFLRGLRELCTERDVLFAADEIQAGLGRTGKTFACDHEDVVPDLYLLGKALGGGIVPVSAVVADREVLGVLRPGQHGSTFGGNPLACAVGTAVVGMLATGEPQARAAELELVLRERLEALIGHGVVGVRVRGLWAGVDIDPAVGTGRAVCEALMARGVLAKDTHGSTIRLAPPLVVSEEDLVWGLDQLAAVVRGE, from the coding sequence ATGGCCACCCCCACGCAGCACGAGTCGAGCACCGAGCAGTTCCAGCGCGCGGAGTCCCGCACGGCGCACAACTACCACCCGCTGCCGGTGGTGGTGGAGCACGCGGCCGGCGCGTGGATGACCGACGTCGACGGCACCCGCTTCCTCGATCTGCTCTCCGGCTACTCCGCCCTGAACTTCGGGCACAGCCACCCGGTCCTGCTGCAGGCTGCACATGCGCAGCTCGACAAGCTCACGCTCACCAGCCGCGCGTTCGTGCACGACCAGTTCGCCGACTTCTGCGCCGCACTGGGCGACCTGTGCGGCAAGGACCTGGTGCTGCCGATGAACACCGGCGCCGAGGCCGTCGAGACCGCGATCAAGGTCATCCGCAAGTGGGGCTACGAGGTCAAGGGCATCGCCCCCGACCGGGCCGAGATCATCGTCGCGGCCGGCAACTTCCACGGCCGCACCACCACGATCGTCGGCTTCTCCGACGACCCGGACGCCCGCGACAACTTCGGCCCGTTCACGCCCGGGTTCGTGATGGTCCCGTACGGCGACCTGGCGGCCGTCGAGGCCGCGATCAACGAGAACACCGCCGGCATCATCATCGAGCCGATCCAGGGCGAGGGCGGTGTGGTGATCCCGCCCGACGGCTTCCTGCGCGGCCTGCGCGAGCTGTGCACCGAGCGCGACGTGCTCTTCGCCGCCGACGAGATCCAGGCCGGGCTCGGCCGCACCGGCAAGACCTTCGCCTGCGACCACGAGGACGTCGTCCCCGATCTCTACCTGCTCGGCAAGGCGCTGGGCGGCGGGATCGTGCCCGTCTCCGCCGTCGTCGCCGACCGGGAGGTCCTCGGCGTACTCCGCCCCGGCCAGCACGGCTCGACCTTCGGCGGCAACCCGCTGGCCTGCGCTGTCGGCACCGCGGTCGTCGGCATGCTGGCGACCGGCGAGCCCCAGGCCCGCGCCGCCGAGCTCGAGCTCGTGCTGCGCGAGCGGCTCGAGGCACTCATCGGCCACGGCGTGGTCGGCGTACGCGTCCGCGGCCTGTGGGCCGGCGTCGACATCGACCCCGCGGTCGGCACCGGCCGGGCGGTCTGCGAGGCGCTGATGGCCCGCGGCGTGCTCGCCAAGGACACCCACGGCTCGACGATCCGTCTGGCTCCCCCGCTGGTCGTCTCCGAGGAGGACCTCGTCTGGGGTCTCGACCAGCTGGCGGCGGTCGTCAGGGGCGAGTGA